From Vitis vinifera cultivar Pinot Noir 40024 chromosome 14, ASM3070453v1, a single genomic window includes:
- the LOC100242193 gene encoding uncharacterized protein LOC100242193 has protein sequence MLPIDAEKRISFKRCISDGDLVIVYERHDNMKAVKVCEGSTLQNRFGVFKHSDWIGKPFGSKVLSNKGGFVYLLAPTPELWTLVLSHRTQILYIADISLVIMYLEIIPGCLVLESGTGSGSLTTSLARAVAPNGHVYTFDFHEQRAASAREDFEKIGLSSFVTVGVRDIQGEGFPDEFSGLADSVFLDLPQPWLAIPSAGKMLKEDGVLCSFSPCIEQVQRSSETLTSNFTDIRTFEVLLRTYEVREGKMDCSQGNEGGFLGPRPGKRRQRSGEASNEGEIPTSTTVMARPAAEARGHTGFLTFARLKCLSLRGGTSPLPPLHL, from the exons ATGTTGCCTATTGATGCTGAAAAAAGGATCTCTTTCAAGCGTTGCATTAGTGATGGAGATTTGGTTATAGTGTATGAGAGGCATGACAATATGAAGGCTGTTAAAGTGTGTGAGGGTTCTACACTACAGAACCGCTTTGGTGTATTCAAACATTCGGACTGGATTGGGAAGCCCTTTGGGTCCAAGGTGTTGAGCAACAAGGGTGGATTTGTTTACTTGTTAGCTCCAACTCCTGAGTTATGGACTCTTGTTTTAAGCCACAGGACCCAGATTCTCTATATTGCGGACATTAGCCTTGTGATTATGTACTTGGAAATAATTCCTGGTTGTTTGGTTCTTGAGTCGGGCACTGGAAGTGGATCTTTGACTACTTCACTTGCAAGGGCTGTAGCTCCTAATGGGCATGTCTATACATTTGATTTTCATGAACAAAGGGCTGCTTCAGCTAG GgaggattttgagaaaataGGATTGAGTAGCTTCGTCACTGTGGGAGTGAGGGACATTCAGGGTGAGGGATTTCCTGATGAATTTTCTGGGCTGGCGGATTCCGTCTTCCTAGACCTACCACAACCTTGGTTGGCCATTCCTTCCGCTGGAAAAATGTTGAAAGAAGATGGGGTATTGTGCTCTTTTTCACCCTGCATTGAGCAAGTACAACGCTCATCAGAAACTCTTACTTCAAATTTTACAG ACATAAGGACATTTGAAGTGCTTCTTCGCACATATGAAGTGCGAGAAGGAAAAATGGATTGCAGCCAGGGTAATGAAGGCGGTTTTCTTGGTCCTCGCCCAGGAAAGAGGAGGCAGCGCTCAGGTGAAGCAAGCAATGAGGGTGAGATCCCCACATCCACCACAGTCATGGCTAGGCCAGCAGCTGAGGCCAGAGGACACACAGGCTTTTTGACATTTGCAAGGCTAAAGTGTCTCTCATTAAGAGGTGGCACCTCTCCTCTCCCCCCCCTCCATTTATGA